In the Diprion similis isolate iyDipSimi1 chromosome 2, iyDipSimi1.1, whole genome shotgun sequence genome, one interval contains:
- the LOC124416045 gene encoding uncharacterized protein LOC124416045 — protein MKIRVTLIFLMCTTFAANADKFPERRDLAKKFETKHRVYEYSRSIRAVTVDFGNTDGGGRNEVTKHMRLSYTPDEEDLSDSLVKNSIHTGSERSLQELTTARMNSKQLSNIPDFGDSASSEKGLSCSCVEEKKGQDGGFHDATLSGLQNEICCTDTSTNGWDVTAGLNNSFGWVLLLTVCGRIRTQKRLKMLSKGG, from the exons atgaagataaGAGTGACCTTGATCTTTTTAATGTGCACCACCTTTGCTGCGAACGCCGATAAGTTTCCAGAGAGAAGAGATTTGGCGAAAAAGTTCGAAACAAAACACCGAGTGTACGAGTATTCAAGAAGCATCAGAGCCGTCACCGTAGATTTCGGTAATACAGATGGCGGTGGTCGAAATGAAGTTACGAAGCATATGCGCCTCTCCTACACCCCAGATGAAGAAGATCTCTCAGAcagtttggtgaaaaattctattcacACGGGATCCGAGAGGTCATTGCAGGAGCTGACTACTGCGAGGATGAACTCTAAGCAGCTATCGAATATTCCTGACTTTGGTGACTCGGCCTCGAGCGAGAAAG GGTTGTCTTGCAGTTGTGTCGAGGAGAAGAAAGGACAAGATGGAGGATTTCACGATGCCACTCTTAGTGGcttacaaaatgaaatttgctGCACTGATACCAGTACTAATGGGTGGGATGTCACTGCTGGTCTCAACAACAGCTTTGGCTGGGTTCTTCTTCTCACTGTTTGCGGCCGTATTAGGACTCAAAAACGATTAAAAATGCTTTCCAAAGGGGGATAG
- the LOC124416044 gene encoding uncharacterized protein LOC124416044, with translation MIFAKAFGFLLVLTISSRLARAADDDIIEKGYRTAFRVYEECQQQNIGLSPCLKKKAISFLDRVGRINSNIPITDNVELIKNAHADSLRYSEQELESLGRAGSSREETLNTILFNKVTSLMNGFDVQISLPKMTSTDLKRSIEEGRGKMKKMMGMMMMGMGMKMIAMVPLGMMGLFLLAGKAFIIAKIALVLSLIIALKKLLQQKQGGGGGDMHHGGGWQSSGGGGGGGGGWDRSMRSLGLDAVVPVPEGFKQTDESFAHSLAYKGQISETH, from the coding sequence atgatcTTCGCAAAAGCCTTCGGTTTTCTTTTGGTGTTGACGATATCGTCAAGACTTGCCAGAGCAGCGGACGACGATATCATCGAAAAAGGCTATCGGACCGCCTTTCGCGTGTACGAGGAATGCCAGCAGCAGAACATCGGTCTCTCGCcatgtttgaagaaaaaggCGATTTCTTTTCTCGATAGAGTCGGCAGAATTAACAGCAATATACCGATCACTGATAACGTTGAATTGATCAAAAATGCTCATGCAGATTCACTGCGTTATTCCGAACAGGAACTTGAATCTCTTGGCAGAGCCGGATCCTCTAGAGAAGAGACGTTGAACACCATCCTGTTCAACAAGGTCACCTCTCTAATGAACGGTTTTGACGTACAAATCAGTTTGCCAAAAATGACGTCCACTGACCTCAAACGAAGCATCGAAGAAGGTCGAGGTAAAATGAAGAAGATGATGGGCATGATGATGATGGGTATGGGCATGAAGATGATCGCCATGGTACCGCTAGGGATGATGGGCCTGTTCCTGCTGGCGGGAAAAGCTTTCATAATTGCTAAAATAGCTCTGGTCCTTTCCCTCATCATTGCCTTGAAGAAGCTGCTCCAGCAGAAGcaaggaggtggaggtggagacATGCACCACGGTGGGGGTTGGCAGAgcagcggcggcggcggcggcggcggtggcggctGGGACAGGAGCATGAGGAGTCTGGGTCTGGACGCCGTTGTACCTGTGCCCGAAGGCTTCAAGCAGACGGACGAGAGTTTCGCTCACAGTTTAGCCTACAAAGGACAAATCAGCGAAACCCATTAA